The genomic segment CGGTGAGGAAGTTCTTGCCCCAGTTCTCGTTGTCGGTGAGTCGGGCACCCTCGGGACGGCCCTCGTCGTACTTGCCAGTCAGCAGGCCCATCGCCAGCGGACTCCAGACGACCAGCCCGACGCCCGCCTTCGCCGTGTAGGGCAGAATCTCGCCTTCCACCCGCTCGCGGCGCAGCATGGAGTACTCGGGCTGCTCGGTGACGGGCGCGTGCAGGCCGTGTGCCCTCGCGAACTCGACCGCCTCCGCGATGCGGGCAGCGGGCCACATCGAGGTCCCCCAGTACAGCGCCTTGCCGTCGCGGATGACCTGGTCAAAGGCCATCACAATCTCGTCCATCGGCACGTTCTCGTCGTAGCGGTGGGCGAAGTAGATGTCGAGGTGGTCGGTGCCGAGGCGTTTCAGGCTGCCGTCGATGGAGTGCAGGATGTGCTTGCGCGACAGCCCGCGGTCATTCACGTCGTCGCTCATGGGCCAGTAGACCTTGGACGAGATCACCAGCGTGTGCCGGGGCAACTCGCGCAGCACGGCGCCCATCAGCTCTTCGGAGCGGCCCCGCGCGTATACGTCGGCCTGATCGAAGAAGTTCACACCTTCCTCGTAGGCCTTCATCACGATGTCGCGCACCATCGTCTCGTCGTGGACCGAGTGCCCGAAGGTGACCCAGCCGCCCAGCGAGACTTCGGAGACCTTGAGGCCGCTTCTGCCGAGGTTGCGGTATTCCATGCCCGGTACTTTACCGAGTAAAGCGGAGCGCCCTCTCAAAATGGAGACGCGGTTAAGAAGACTCCCGGCGCCGCCGCTGATCCGCGTACCACTGCGGCTGCGTGCCGTCGAGATCGGTGAAGCCGTAGAGAGTCGCGAGTTCGCCCACGTCCATCACCCGGCCCGTATGCCGCATGACCTCCGGGTCGGCGGCGAGGGCCACCACCCCCCGCGCCGCGTAGTGCGGCGTCTCGGTCTGCCCGGCGAGTTCGGCCTCACTGTGGTGTTGGAGCATCAACTCGGTCCGCATCCAGCCCGGCGCGACGCCGACCACCGCGATGCCCTTCTCGCGTAGCTGGTGGCCCAGCGCGTACACCAGGCGATTCTTAGCCGCCTTACTGACCTCGTAGGGCAGCCAGCCGGGGGGTTCGTCGGTGTGCCAGGTCGTGGAGACGATCAGGCCGTGGCCCTGGGTGCCCATGACGTATTTCAGCGCGAGCAGGCTGGTCAGGGAGTCGCTGTACGCTCCCGCCAGCAGCATGTCGCGCAGTTGCTCCGGCGGCTCGTCCCAGACCTCGCCACCCGCTCCGCCCCCCGCCGCCCGGTCATGGGCACCCCAGGCGTTGTTGACGAGGAGGTCGAGGCGTCCGTGCTGCCGCGCGATGTGGCGAACCACCGACTCCACCTGCGCGGGGTCGGTGTGGTCGCATCTCAGAGGAGTGGCCGCACCGCCCGCCGCGCGGATGGCGTCGGCCGTGGCGTCCACGGTGGTCTGCGGCAGGCTCGGCACCGTGCTGTGCCCGCGTGTGCTGCGGGCGGTGACGATGACGTGGGCTCCGGCCAGGGCGAGTTCCAGCGCCGTGGCCCGGCCCAACCCGCGTGACGCGCCGGTGACGAGCGCCACCTGGCCCGCCAGCGGCCGGGTCACCCCTCGCGCCGCGTGTCCCCGGTGCTTCCGGCGCCCTCTTCCAGGGAGATGCTGGCCGACAGCACGACCTGATCGCCGCGCTGCTCGACCTCCACGTTGCTGTTGCCCGCCGGAAAGTAGCGCTTGACCACTTCCAGCAGGTCATTTCGCAGCGCGTCCACCTTGCCGGGGGGAATCTGGGCACGGTCGTAGGCCAGCACGAGTTCCAGGCGGTCTTTCAGCGTCTCCTTGGAACGGCGGCCCTTCATCCAGGAAAACATCTCAGGCCCCCCCGAACAGGCGGCGCAGCACCGCCAGGAAGCCCCGGTCCTGCTCCAGCTTGGGGTAGGGCACGTCCTCGCCCTTCAGGCGCCGGGCGGTGTCCATGAAGGCCTGCCCCGCCTGCGACTTGCCCAGCACGGCGGGCTCGCCCACGTTGGTGCTGACCAGAATCCCGTCGTCCTCCGGGATGATCCCGATGGGCTTGACGCCCAGGATCTCCAGCACGTCCGCTTCCGAGAGCATGTTGCCGCTGGCGACCATCTTGGGGCGCAGGCGGTTGATGACGAGGCGAATCTCGCGGATCTGCTGGGCTTCGAGCAGCCCGATGATGCGGTCGGCATCGCGGACGCTGGAGACTTCGGGGTTCACGACGACCAGTGCCCCCTCGGCGGGCGCGGCGGCGGTCTTGAAGCCCGACTCGATTCCGGCGGGCGAGTCGATCAGGACGCGGGTAAAGCCCTCCTCCTCGATCAGTTGGCGCACGACGCCCTTGAACACCTCGGGGTCGAGCGCGTCCTTGTCGCGGGTCTGGGAGGCGGGGAGGAGGTGCAGCGACTCGACGCGCTTGTCGCGGATGATCGCCTGCGAGAGGCGGCACTTGCCCTCCAGCACGTCCACGAGGTCGAAGACCACGCGGGACTCCAGACCCATCACCACGTCGAGGTTGCGCAGACCCACGTCCACGTCGATGACGACGACCTTCTCTCCGAGTTTGGCGAGAGCCGCCCCGATGTTCGCGGTGGTGGTGGTTTTGCCCACGCCCCCCTTGCCCGATGTGACGACGATGACCTTGGCGTTCATGCTGGGGCCGAGTGTATCAACTCTGCCTGTGGGTGCCCGGCGGTGTGACGTCCGCCCTACCTTCCGGGGGGGCGGCCCTGTACACTGGCCGGCCGAGTCTCGCGCCCGGCGTGTTCCCACGCAGCGGCGCATGCGCGTGGAGGAACCCCGATGACCGTACTCAACCCGCTGCCCCCCGTGGCAGCCCCCCAAATCACGCCGCCGAAGGTCGGCTTCATCTCGCTGGGCTGCCCCAAGGCGCTGGTCGATTCCGAGCGCATCCTGACCCAGCTCCGCGCCGAGGGCTACGAGCTCGCCCCCAGTTACGAGGACGCGCAGGCCGTCATCGTCAACACCTGCGGCTTTATCACGCCCGCCGTGGAGGAAAGCCTCAGCGCGATTGGCGAGGCGCTCGACGCCACCGGCAAGGTCATCGTGACCGGGTGCCTGGGCGAGCGCCCCGAGAAGATTCTGGAGCGCCACCCCAAGGTCGCCGCGATCACCGGGTCGGAGGCGGTGGACGACGTGATGGGCTACGTGCGCGACCTGCTGCCCGTGGAAACAGACGCCTTTACTGGCCTGCTGCCGGTCGCCGCGCCGGGGATGCGGCCCGAGGTGCAGACGCCCGAGCGGGAGGCGACCCGTCACGGCGACGTGTTCGCGCCCTCGGTCAAGCTGACGCCCCGGCACTACGCCTACGTGAAGATCGCGGAAGGGTGCAACCACACCTGCGCCTTTTGCATCATCCCCAAGCTGCGCGGGCGGCAGGTCAGCCGCGACGCGGGCGCCGTGCTGTACGAGGCTTTCCGGTTGGTCGCGGGCGGCACCAAGGAACTGATGATCATCTCGCAGGACACCTCCGCCTACGGGGTGGACGTGCGCTACCGCGAGAGCGAGTTTCAGGGAGGGCAGGTTCGGGCTCACCTCACCGACCTCGCCGAAAAGTTGGGCGAGATGGGCGCGTGGGTGCGGATGCACTACGTCTACCCGTACCCGCATGTGGAAAAGATCGTGGAGCTGATGGCGCAGGGCAAGATCCTCCCCTACCTCGACGTGCCCCTCCAGCACGCCTCGCCCAAGATTCTCAAGCTGATGCGGCGACCTGGCGCGGGCAAACAGCTCGACACCATCCGCCGCTGGCGGGAAATCTGCCCGGAACTCGTCATCCGCTCGACCTTTATCGTGGGCTTTCCCGGCGAGACGGAGGAGGACTTCCAGGAGCTGCTGACCTTCCTCGAAGACGCGCGGCTCGACCGGGTGGGCGCTTTCCCCTACTCCGACGTGGAGGAGGCGGACGCGAACGGGCTGCCGGGCGCCGTCCCCGAGGAGATCAAGCAGGAGCGCCTCGCCCGCTTCATGGAGGTCGCGCAACGCATCAGTGCCGAGAAGCTCGCCGAGAAGGTGGGGCGCGTGCTGGACGTGATCGTGGACGAGTTCAACGACGACGAGGGCGATCTCCCCGGTACCCGCCTGATCGGCCGCACCAAGGGCGACGCCCCCGGCATTGACGGGCAGGTGTACCTGTATGCGGGCGACTTCGCCGGGCAGGTCAAGATCGGGGACATCGTGCAGGCCCGTATCGAGGACAGCGACGAGTACGACCTTTACGGCGAGGTGGTGGCGCGGCCGGAGTGGAAGCCGAATGTGCCGCAGCTCGGGCATTTTGGGAAGCACTGAGGGCAACAAGAGGGCGGCGCAGAGAGCTTCTGGCCGCCCTTCTCTCTTGGTCCTCCGCTCAGCCTTGCGGACTCCCCTCCCCCAGCAGGTAGCGAATCACATCCTCGGCCGTGTACCCCGGCGTCCACCCACCCAGCTTCACGAGGTCGTCGCCGCTCGTCAGCAGGGGCTGCTCCACCTGCCCCCCCTTCTGAATCTGGGCGTAGCCCGCGTCGGCCATCAGCGCGTTGCACAGGCACTTGCGGCCCACGGTC from the Deinococcus sp. NW-56 genome contains:
- a CDS encoding aldo/keto reductase family protein, which codes for MEYRNLGRSGLKVSEVSLGGWVTFGHSVHDETMVRDIVMKAYEEGVNFFDQADVYARGRSEELMGAVLRELPRHTLVISSKVYWPMSDDVNDRGLSRKHILHSIDGSLKRLGTDHLDIYFAHRYDENVPMDEIVMAFDQVIRDGKALYWGTSMWPAARIAEAVEFARAHGLHAPVTEQPEYSMLRRERVEGEILPYTAKAGVGLVVWSPLAMGLLTGKYDEGRPEGARLTDNENWGKNFLTDENVQKVRDLRPIADDLGLTRAQLALAWILRQPGVSSVITGATKVGQIEDTVKAAGVRLTEDVVTRIDEILNR
- a CDS encoding SDR family NAD(P)-dependent oxidoreductase; the protein is MTRPLAGQVALVTGASRGLGRATALELALAGAHVIVTARSTRGHSTVPSLPQTTVDATADAIRAAGGAATPLRCDHTDPAQVESVVRHIARQHGRLDLLVNNAWGAHDRAAGGGAGGEVWDEPPEQLRDMLLAGAYSDSLTSLLALKYVMGTQGHGLIVSTTWHTDEPPGWLPYEVSKAAKNRLVYALGHQLREKGIAVVGVAPGWMRTELMLQHHSEAELAGQTETPHYAARGVVALAADPEVMRHTGRVMDVGELATLYGFTDLDGTQPQWYADQRRRRESS
- the minE gene encoding cell division topological specificity factor MinE, translating into MFSWMKGRRSKETLKDRLELVLAYDRAQIPPGKVDALRNDLLEVVKRYFPAGNSNVEVEQRGDQVVLSASISLEEGAGSTGDTRREG
- the minD gene encoding septum site-determining protein MinD, with translation MNAKVIVVTSGKGGVGKTTTTANIGAALAKLGEKVVVIDVDVGLRNLDVVMGLESRVVFDLVDVLEGKCRLSQAIIRDKRVESLHLLPASQTRDKDALDPEVFKGVVRQLIEEEGFTRVLIDSPAGIESGFKTAAAPAEGALVVVNPEVSSVRDADRIIGLLEAQQIREIRLVINRLRPKMVASGNMLSEADVLEILGVKPIGIIPEDDGILVSTNVGEPAVLGKSQAGQAFMDTARRLKGEDVPYPKLEQDRGFLAVLRRLFGGA
- the rimO gene encoding 30S ribosomal protein S12 methylthiotransferase RimO, whose product is MTVLNPLPPVAAPQITPPKVGFISLGCPKALVDSERILTQLRAEGYELAPSYEDAQAVIVNTCGFITPAVEESLSAIGEALDATGKVIVTGCLGERPEKILERHPKVAAITGSEAVDDVMGYVRDLLPVETDAFTGLLPVAAPGMRPEVQTPEREATRHGDVFAPSVKLTPRHYAYVKIAEGCNHTCAFCIIPKLRGRQVSRDAGAVLYEAFRLVAGGTKELMIISQDTSAYGVDVRYRESEFQGGQVRAHLTDLAEKLGEMGAWVRMHYVYPYPHVEKIVELMAQGKILPYLDVPLQHASPKILKLMRRPGAGKQLDTIRRWREICPELVIRSTFIVGFPGETEEDFQELLTFLEDARLDRVGAFPYSDVEEADANGLPGAVPEEIKQERLARFMEVAQRISAEKLAEKVGRVLDVIVDEFNDDEGDLPGTRLIGRTKGDAPGIDGQVYLYAGDFAGQVKIGDIVQARIEDSDEYDLYGEVVARPEWKPNVPQLGHFGKH